From the genome of Leptospira saintgironsiae, one region includes:
- the ptsP gene encoding phosphoenolpyruvate--protein phosphotransferase, with product MNGGGKRSTYMGIVAFPGRFYGRCVKVGTKRRHLAHGAYIHESQKPEELKKLSTALDSSKIELKSIIASLKTREQDRELKEILETQVTITEDPGLQDSFRNRIKEYNENAFLAVQNTINELTDKFTRMDNPFFRERSDHFQDISNRILENLLDKKEEVSFLADQSEDVILVARQLTPSQMILMDKSRIRGIATDLGGKTGHMAILARNYGIPTIVGLKEFYRNINDFEYVFLDADTGQIVRNPTIEEVKYYGASSPLSFETKVIKPKKAVTKDGVKIRLKCNLESDTDCDLAKKADVDGVGLFRSESLFLKYQDKNVSGEEQFLAYKRIAEGMDPNPVYIRTFDIGADKFSTGEFEENPFLGNRGIRYSLQNPDWFKEQLIAILRASAYGNLSIMLPMVTNLGEIKKTKEILEECKRELTAKKEKFNKKIKLGVMVETPSAVSSMDVLAREVDFFSVGTNDLLQYLMAVDRNNVNVSSLYNPFHISFLRALVQIVETAWKYERPLSICGELASDTNFTILLLGMGFRELSISIPFIGPIRKILGSVSLKQANFLLKKILELSENEDYEAIEAFLFSKHLE from the coding sequence ATGAATGGCGGCGGGAAAAGAAGTACATATATGGGGATAGTTGCTTTTCCCGGCAGATTTTACGGTCGTTGCGTAAAAGTCGGGACAAAGAGAAGACATCTAGCTCACGGCGCCTATATTCATGAGAGCCAAAAACCAGAAGAGCTCAAAAAACTTTCTACTGCACTTGATTCTTCCAAAATTGAATTAAAATCAATTATCGCGAGCCTCAAAACAAGAGAACAAGATAGAGAACTAAAAGAAATTTTAGAAACCCAGGTCACAATTACAGAAGATCCTGGGCTCCAAGATTCATTTAGAAATCGGATCAAAGAATATAATGAAAACGCATTTTTAGCAGTTCAAAATACGATTAATGAACTTACAGATAAATTCACTCGTATGGACAATCCATTCTTTCGAGAAAGATCGGATCATTTTCAGGATATATCCAATCGAATCTTAGAAAACCTACTAGATAAAAAAGAAGAAGTTTCCTTCTTAGCAGATCAATCGGAGGACGTGATCCTAGTCGCAAGACAATTGACTCCTTCTCAGATGATCTTAATGGACAAGAGCAGAATTCGAGGAATTGCTACTGATCTAGGCGGAAAAACAGGCCATATGGCAATCCTTGCCAGAAACTATGGGATCCCTACCATAGTTGGCTTAAAAGAATTTTATAGAAATATTAACGATTTTGAATATGTTTTCCTAGATGCAGACACAGGCCAGATCGTAAGAAACCCAACAATAGAAGAAGTGAAATATTATGGTGCTTCTTCCCCTTTAAGTTTCGAGACAAAGGTAATAAAACCTAAAAAAGCAGTCACAAAAGACGGGGTCAAGATCCGGTTAAAATGTAATTTGGAATCTGATACTGACTGCGATCTTGCTAAAAAAGCAGATGTGGATGGTGTGGGACTTTTCCGCTCTGAGTCATTATTCTTAAAATACCAGGACAAAAACGTTTCCGGAGAAGAACAATTTTTAGCCTATAAACGTATCGCAGAAGGAATGGATCCAAATCCTGTATATATCCGGACCTTCGATATAGGCGCTGATAAATTTTCGACAGGAGAATTTGAGGAGAATCCTTTTCTAGGAAACAGAGGAATTCGATACAGTCTTCAAAATCCAGATTGGTTCAAAGAACAATTGATCGCAATACTTAGAGCTTCTGCTTATGGAAATTTGAGTATCATGCTTCCTATGGTGACCAACCTTGGAGAGATAAAAAAAACAAAAGAAATATTAGAAGAATGTAAAAGAGAACTTACCGCCAAAAAGGAAAAGTTCAATAAAAAGATCAAACTGGGAGTAATGGTAGAAACTCCTTCTGCGGTTTCTTCCATGGATGTTCTTGCGAGAGAAGTAGATTTTTTCTCAGTTGGGACAAATGATCTATTGCAATATTTAATGGCGGTGGATCGAAATAACGTAAACGTATCTTCCTTATATAATCCATTTCACATTTCTTTTTTAAGAGCTTTGGTCCAAATTGTTGAAACTGCTTGGAAATACGAAAGACCATTAAGTATCTGCGGCGAGCTTGCTTCCGATACTAATTTTACAATTTTACTTTTAGGGATGGGATTCAGAGAACTTTCTATCTCAATTCCATTCATAGGACCTATCCGTAAAATTTTGGGATCAGTCAGTTTGAAACAGGCAAATTTTCTTCTGAAGAAAATATTAGAACTTTCTGAAAATGAAGATTACGAAGCGATCGAAGCGTTTTTATTTAGCAAACACTTGGAGTAA
- a CDS encoding LIC11631 family protein, whose amino-acid sequence MAKTILSKPSIFEPYGHSDLYALDNLYFSTLREREVWDFSRVREFSALNLGFIFARAEFSWKKFQSEIEIKNLNPSFKKGICLSSGWEEAPGLKIDSFLPKIHGREEVFQYSRLEDVSEEIPFREFFSQEGFVFQGIWKDKTYLILFSNIHSEDRNLPSVIKKISHFHSEKKSSGNFFLRTEKQSYLNFLKPKESLGPLFLQEKKIDQDPFLFLSLEYSVTPSVC is encoded by the coding sequence ATGGCGAAAACGATCCTCTCCAAACCCAGTATTTTCGAACCTTATGGTCATTCGGACCTATATGCTTTGGACAATCTTTACTTTTCCACGTTAAGAGAAAGAGAAGTCTGGGATTTTTCAAGAGTGAGAGAATTTTCTGCCTTAAATTTAGGGTTCATATTCGCAAGAGCCGAGTTTAGTTGGAAGAAGTTCCAATCAGAAATAGAAATCAAAAATCTTAACCCAAGTTTTAAAAAAGGGATTTGTTTAAGTTCGGGCTGGGAAGAAGCACCCGGGCTTAAAATTGATTCATTTTTACCGAAGATACACGGCAGAGAAGAAGTTTTTCAATATTCCAGATTGGAAGATGTTTCCGAAGAAATTCCTTTTAGAGAATTTTTTTCCCAAGAAGGTTTTGTCTTTCAGGGAATTTGGAAAGACAAAACTTATCTGATATTATTTTCAAACATCCATTCAGAAGATCGAAATCTTCCTTCAGTGATCAAAAAAATTTCCCATTTTCATTCTGAGAAGAAGTCATCCGGGAATTTTTTCCTAAGAACTGAAAAACAATCTTATCTTAACTTTCTGAAACCAAAAGAATCTTTGGGACCTCTATTCCTACAAGAGAAGAAAATAGACCAAGATCCGTTTTTATTTTTGAGTTTGGAATATTCAGTTACTCCAAGTGTTTGCTAA
- a CDS encoding AMP-dependent synthetase/ligase, translating to MAENLAQLFRESAEKFKNKPAFLYKDAQKNYLPINYSELYEAGLNLAEALIELGIQSRDHVALLADNRVEWIIADYGIIMTGAADVPRGTDITDSEIVYIVSHSESEVVFIENDKMLEKFNRNKSQLGKVKTIIVMDKESEAPGVLKMYDLIEKGKGLRASGSRKVEDRISAIKPEDLFTLIYTSGTTGLPKGVQLRHSNMMHQVLNVTPMLKINAEAKLLSILPVWHVFERVVEYVCISIGAATYYTNVRDLRQDLATVKPTFMGSAPRLWENIYNGIYTRINDPSQTPALRRGLFKLAYFFSDKKNAAVRFLTGKEVDYTGRNPIVSLFYGILMLVQLVLTGPFTLTVASSIAAYLLAPTEFSFLSLPLYILAGLGVFLNSATLDKIVLSKIRTATGGRLKASISGGGALPRHVDEFFNNIGINVLEGYGMTETSPVLSVRTFQKLIIGSVGSIVPKTHLQIRNDNNEVLTEIDANGKVIKGKLGRKGVVFVNGPQVMKGYFKNEEATSKALVDGWMNTGDMGMINFKHTLTLTGRAKDTVVLLGGENVEPVPIENKLQESVYISQCMIIGQDQKNLGAIIVPDFEKLEEWAKENGVDISNRDGLNENAKVVDLFKKEIKALNNSKNGFKSFEQVNPFFIVSKPFEVGDELNNMLKMKRHVITEKYADKIKKVYSIDK from the coding sequence ATGGCTGAGAATCTCGCCCAATTATTTCGTGAGTCTGCAGAAAAATTTAAAAATAAACCTGCTTTCTTATACAAAGACGCGCAAAAGAATTATTTGCCGATCAACTATTCAGAGTTATACGAAGCAGGTTTAAATCTTGCTGAGGCTTTGATCGAACTAGGTATCCAATCTAGAGATCATGTCGCGTTACTCGCTGATAACCGTGTAGAATGGATCATCGCAGATTACGGTATCATCATGACTGGTGCAGCTGACGTTCCAAGAGGAACAGATATCACTGACTCAGAGATCGTATACATCGTTAGTCATTCCGAGTCCGAAGTAGTATTTATAGAAAACGATAAAATGTTGGAGAAATTCAACAGAAACAAATCTCAGCTCGGAAAAGTTAAAACCATTATCGTAATGGATAAAGAATCCGAGGCTCCAGGCGTTCTGAAAATGTACGACCTGATCGAAAAAGGAAAAGGTCTTAGAGCTTCTGGTTCTCGCAAGGTAGAAGATAGAATTTCTGCGATCAAACCTGAAGATCTTTTCACTTTGATCTATACTTCCGGAACTACTGGTCTTCCTAAAGGTGTTCAATTAAGACATTCTAATATGATGCACCAAGTATTGAACGTAACTCCTATGTTAAAGATCAATGCGGAAGCAAAACTACTTTCCATTCTTCCTGTATGGCACGTATTTGAGCGAGTTGTGGAATATGTTTGTATCAGCATCGGTGCTGCTACCTATTACACAAACGTAAGAGATCTTCGCCAAGACTTAGCGACCGTAAAACCTACTTTTATGGGTTCTGCTCCTCGTCTTTGGGAAAATATCTATAACGGTATTTATACAAGAATTAATGATCCAAGCCAAACTCCTGCGCTCCGCCGCGGATTGTTCAAACTGGCTTATTTCTTCTCTGATAAGAAAAATGCTGCAGTTCGTTTTCTTACAGGCAAAGAAGTGGATTACACTGGAAGAAATCCGATCGTTTCCTTATTTTACGGGATCTTAATGTTGGTCCAGTTGGTATTAACAGGACCTTTCACTTTGACAGTAGCTTCTTCGATTGCTGCTTATCTTCTCGCTCCTACTGAATTCTCTTTCTTGAGTCTGCCTCTGTACATTCTTGCAGGACTCGGAGTATTCTTGAATAGCGCAACTCTGGATAAGATTGTTCTTTCCAAGATCAGAACTGCAACTGGTGGAAGATTGAAAGCTTCTATCTCCGGAGGAGGAGCTCTTCCTCGTCACGTAGATGAGTTCTTCAATAATATTGGGATCAATGTATTGGAAGGTTACGGTATGACTGAAACTTCTCCTGTACTTTCTGTAAGAACTTTCCAAAAACTGATTATCGGTTCTGTTGGTTCTATCGTCCCTAAAACTCATCTTCAGATAAGAAATGATAATAACGAAGTTCTAACTGAGATCGATGCAAACGGAAAAGTGATCAAAGGTAAACTAGGTCGCAAAGGTGTTGTATTCGTAAACGGTCCTCAAGTTATGAAAGGTTACTTCAAAAATGAAGAAGCTACTTCTAAGGCTCTTGTAGACGGATGGATGAACACAGGTGATATGGGGATGATCAACTTCAAACATACCCTAACACTTACCGGAAGAGCGAAAGACACCGTGGTTCTATTAGGTGGAGAAAACGTTGAGCCGGTTCCTATCGAAAACAAACTCCAAGAATCTGTTTATATTAGCCAATGTATGATCATCGGCCAAGATCAGAAAAACCTGGGCGCGATCATCGTTCCTGACTTCGAAAAATTAGAAGAATGGGCAAAAGAGAACGGAGTGGATATTTCCAACAGAGATGGGTTGAATGAAAACGCGAAAGTTGTGGATCTATTCAAAAAAGAGATCAAAGCTCTTAACAACTCTAAGAACGGATTTAAATCTTTCGAACAAGTGAATCCATTCTTTATCGTTTCCAAACCTTTCGAGGTAGGAGATGAGTTAAACAATATGTTGAAGATGAAACGCCACGTAATCACTGAAAAATACGCGGATAAGATTAAAAAAGTCTACTCAATAGATAAATAA
- a CDS encoding TlpA family protein disulfide reductase yields MVFRKAWPVYILLFSILFLNDCKSDEQPLLYQVTLQDWDGNSHKFSEDKGKLVVLDFWASWCEPCKKAVPVIEKLRGKLKDSPAVVLGVNTEDDLSLEEIRKAASEFGMLYPSLLDPKWELVTPLKIEGQPALFVFSKSGKKLHSQYGISEKDLPILTGRLKNWLESP; encoded by the coding sequence ATGGTTTTTAGAAAAGCCTGGCCTGTTTACATTCTTCTTTTTTCCATTTTATTCTTAAACGACTGCAAATCTGACGAGCAACCCTTGCTCTACCAGGTTACACTTCAGGATTGGGATGGGAATTCTCACAAATTTTCAGAAGACAAAGGTAAGTTAGTGGTCTTGGATTTCTGGGCAAGCTGGTGTGAACCTTGTAAAAAAGCAGTGCCTGTGATCGAAAAACTGAGAGGAAAATTGAAAGATTCTCCTGCGGTTGTGTTAGGTGTGAATACAGAAGATGATCTAAGTTTGGAAGAAATTAGAAAAGCCGCTTCCGAATTCGGAATGTTATACCCAAGCCTTTTGGACCCGAAATGGGAACTTGTGACCCCACTCAAGATTGAAGGGCAGCCTGCATTATTCGTATTTAGCAAATCCGGAAAGAAACTTCATTCCCAATACGGAATTTCAGAGAAAGATCTACCAATATTGACCGGAAGACTAAAAAACTGGCTCGAATCCCCTTAG
- a CDS encoding glycosyltransferase family 4 protein, whose translation MSNLNKKKYKIALDARPLSTPVSGVGRLIESVLKGFEKDPDFEFYLFSHRPIHEGYTDLFKNPNIKPVIGQGLFSKKGGIYFAFYLPFQLRKYEIDLFWGTQQVFPLFLSKSIPGVLTYHDFVAYRFPETMRPIARFQQLFYLRRSIQRADFILANSEFTSSEILKYSSFPKDKIDIIYPGYDPKEIQKIKTPPTKRISNLPKKFFLTVSTLEPRKNFGTLLKAYKEAKKEKSDLVWVHAGKEGWESPEFLEKFKESSANGELYWFDFVNEEELKYLYSQASLFVFPSIYEGFGIPLLEALAYSIPCIVSDLEVFREIGKKSCVYISPESVGDWKTAILNFQKKKFKFPKANLERFDRKKSGALVKKIFRDLVSSKKS comes from the coding sequence TTGTCCAATCTAAACAAAAAAAAATACAAAATAGCCCTGGATGCAAGGCCTTTATCCACACCAGTTTCAGGAGTTGGCAGACTGATTGAATCTGTCCTCAAAGGTTTTGAAAAAGATCCTGATTTTGAATTTTATCTTTTTTCACATAGGCCAATCCATGAAGGTTATACGGATCTATTCAAAAATCCGAATATAAAACCTGTAATCGGACAAGGTCTGTTCTCTAAAAAAGGAGGTATTTACTTTGCATTCTACCTTCCTTTTCAACTTAGAAAATACGAGATTGATTTGTTTTGGGGAACTCAACAGGTATTTCCTTTATTCTTATCCAAAAGTATTCCTGGAGTTCTGACGTATCACGATTTTGTGGCTTACCGTTTTCCGGAAACAATGAGGCCTATCGCAAGATTCCAGCAGCTTTTTTATCTAAGAAGAAGTATCCAAAGAGCTGATTTTATTCTAGCAAACTCAGAATTTACATCTTCTGAAATCTTAAAGTATTCTTCTTTTCCTAAAGATAAGATAGATATAATATATCCTGGTTACGATCCAAAAGAAATCCAAAAGATCAAAACTCCTCCTACAAAACGGATTTCCAATTTACCTAAAAAATTTTTCTTAACGGTTTCTACCTTGGAACCTCGCAAAAATTTCGGAACACTTTTGAAAGCTTATAAGGAAGCCAAAAAAGAAAAGTCTGATCTAGTTTGGGTGCATGCGGGAAAAGAAGGCTGGGAATCACCTGAGTTTTTAGAAAAATTTAAAGAATCTTCTGCAAATGGTGAACTTTACTGGTTTGATTTTGTAAATGAAGAAGAGCTAAAATATTTATACTCTCAAGCAAGCCTTTTTGTTTTTCCTTCCATTTATGAAGGATTTGGTATCCCACTTTTAGAGGCTCTTGCATATTCTATTCCTTGTATCGTTTCCGATCTAGAAGTATTTAGGGAAATAGGTAAAAAATCCTGTGTATATATTTCTCCCGAATCGGTAGGGGATTGGAAGACTGCAATCTTGAATTTCCAAAAGAAGAAGTTTAAATTTCCAAAGGCTAATTTGGAAAGATTCGATAGAAAGAAGTCTGGGGCACTCGTGAAAAAAATTTTCAGAGATCTAGTTTCTTCTAAAAAATCCTAA